TTCGGATGTCTTCATTCTGTACTGTCGGATGGTTGCTGGTTGCTGCTCTTGGAGGAACCATCCGCGGCCTGCCTGCCGCGGAAGTCCAGGCCCGGCGACCGAATATCCTTTTCTGCATTGCCGACGACTGGTCCTATCCCCATGCGAGCATTTACGGCTGCCGCTGGGTGAATACGCCTGGTTTCGACCGTGTGGCCAAGGAGGGAATCCTCTTCACCCGGGCGTACACCCCAAACGCCAAATGTGCGCCCAGCCGGTCCATTATCCTAACGGGCCGAAATTCATGGCAGCTCAAGGAAGCATGCAATCACAATTGCGAGTTCCCTTTGGAGTTCAAGGTCGTCACCGAAGTCCTTGAAGAACACGGCTATTTTGTCGGCAAGACCGGTAAAGGATGGGGACCCGGCCGGGCAAGGGATGCCAACGGGCAGCCCCGGTCGCTGACAGGCCGATCTTTCGATCGCCGCGTGACCAAGCCCGCCACGTCCACCATTTCGCGCAACGATTATGCCGCGAACTTCGCCGACTTCCTTTCCGCCTGTCCCAAAGACCGCCCCTGGTTTTTCTGGTACGGATCCACTGAACCGCATCGGCCCTATGAATTTGGGAGCGGCCTGCGATTGACCAGCAAAAAGCTCACCGACGTGAACTGGGTTCCCTCCTACTGGCCGGATAACGACACGGTACGCACCGACTTACTCGACTATGCCTATGAAGTCGAATACTTCGATCAACACCTGCAAACGATGTTGCGGATTCTTGAAGAAAATGGCCAATTGGACAATACGGTTGTCATTGTGACCTCCGACAACGGCATGCCCTTTCCCCGAGTCAAAGGTCAATGCTACGAGCTTTCCAACCACATGCCGCTGGCCATCATGTGGAAAAAAGGCATTTCTCGCCCCGGCCGAATCGTTGACGACCTCATCAGTTTCGCTGATTTCGCCCCCACATTCCTGGAACTGGCGGGCATCGAACCATCGCAGTCTGGAATGGCCCCCATCACCGGGAAGAGTTTCGTCAACATCCTCACCAGTGAACAATCTGGTCAGGTGGATCCTCAAAGGACCTTTGTGTTGGTGGGAAAGGAACGTCACGACGTTGGACGTCCCCATGATTGGGGTTACCCGATTCGCGGGATTCTGGAGGGTGAGTGGCTGTACCTGCGCAATTTTGAGCCAGACCGCTGGCCCGCGGGTAATCCGGAAACCGGCTATCTTAACTGCGACGGCAGTCCAACCAAGACGGAGATTCTGCATGCTCGGCGGGAAGGTCGGAACGTTTCCTGGTGGCAGGCCTGCTTTGGAAAAAGGCCGCCCGAGGAACTCTATAACATCAAGGAAGATCCCGACTGTGCCACGAACCGGATCGCCGATTTTCCGGAGATTGCACGCCGTCTTGCCGAGAAAATGGAAAAACGTCTTCGTGAAGAGGGTGATCCCCGTATGTTCGGACAGGGGGCCGTGTTCGAGCAATACCCCTATGTTGATCCTCAAACGCGCAATTTCTATGAACGTTTCATGAGCGGGGAAAAGCTCCGTGCTGGATGGGTCAATCCGGACGATTTTGAGCCGCAGCCACTTCCGTAGTTATCTTGGGTGGTGAAAAGGTGAGAAATTGCTTCGGGGAGGTGACTGGATGGTCAGAGGCATCGGCAACCGGGAGGCACTTTTTCGCAACCTGCCGTGCGGAACGGGTCTGGTGCTGGTGGCGGGAGCAATCCTGCTCTGGGGTACGCCAATTCTTTCGGGAATGGCGTTTGTCGGGGAAGGTGCAGCAGCACCGTCTCCCACCGGTGGTCCAGGCGAAACTAAGCCCACCATGGCCGACAACTCGCCCTGCCTTGTCTGCCATGCCAACTTTGAAGAAGAACCGTTGAGCCGGCGGCACGCCAGGGCTGGAGTGGGTTGCGTTAAGTGTCACGGTGAAAGTCTCGATCACCGAAGTGACGAAAACAACACGACGCCACCGGACCGAATGTTCCCGCGCTCGGAAATTGATCGCGCCTGTCGAGAATGCCATCCCACGCATAACGTGCCTGCCAAACTGGTGGTGGCCACCTACCTGGAACGCTGCCGCGAGATCACCAACCCGGAGAAATTGGTTTGCACGGGCTGCCACGGTAAGCACCGGATGAACTATCGCAGCATCGTCTGGGATAAGCGGACCGGGCGTCTGCTTGGCCCCGGCGAGAAAGCCGCCGAATAGTTCCTCAGAGGTGGAAGGATCACGGGATCACATGATACTTCAGAGCCGAGCCACCCACCCTTGCCAACAGCGTTTCCATGCCGAAAACGTTTAAGCGGCACGAAAGGCCAACCCGCCGTCAACGAATGGCAAACGGCGTCCGTCACCGTCACGTTTTCCCGGCACGCACCCGCTGCACCTGTTCCAGGCACCGAAGCATGTACTGGATACTTTCCCGAGCAATTCGTTCTGGACCGGGACCGTAATCGAACACCTCTACCGAAACCCAGCCCTGATACCCAATCTCAAGCAGCGCTTCAAAGATCGGCACAAAATCGAGGTCGCCAAAGCCCGGGCCAAGCCGGTTTGGATCATTGGCGTGAAAGTGGACCAGGTGCTCGCGGAACGTTCGCAAAAGCGTGGGAATGGGCGTCGCTTCGCTGCACATCGCTTTGCAATCCAGATGTAGTCTTACACGCGGCGATCCCAATTTGTTGATGATCGCGACGGCCTCCTCCGCGGTGTTGACGAAATTGGTTTCCTGGATGCCGAGCGGCTCCAGAGCAAGGATGGTGTTGGTGCGTTCAAGTTCCGGAATCAGCTTCTCAAAGACTTCCACAGCGTAATCTTCGGCTTTGGCCCGGGTCACCTGGGGGAGAACATTCCGTTGCTGAGGCGATCCAAAAACGAGAATCGTACCGCCCAGGTCAGCGCAGCATCGGGCAAGTTCACGCAGGTATTCGGCGGTTCGCTGGCGGATTGTTTCGTCGGGCGAGGTGAGGTGAAAGCCCTCCGTCTTGGCCAGCAGCCAGTGGAGCCCCACCGTTTTCAGTCCCGCTTTTTCAATGGCCTGCCGGATTTCCGCCCGCCGCTGCGGCGAAAGATCGGTCACGCGTTGCGCTAGCGTGAACGGCGCAATTTCGATACCCTCGTAGCCGCACTCGGCAGCAAGGGCAAACCCGTCTTCCAACGACCGATCCTGAAAAGTTTCGTTGCAAATGGCGAATCGCATAAAGTCCCTCAAAAAACCGGGAAAAGATTGATCTTTACGCATCCACCGGGACGAGGTGCCGGGCTCCCGTTTCCCTGGCATTCCCGTTGCCAATTCGGCTTGCGTGGTCCCTGGTGTTTCCCCATTTTAGATGGGAATGCCCAGTCGTTCCACAGCCCTGCTCACCCTCTGCCCCGGCCGAAAATGATGCAGACGCCCTTTCCCGCTCGGTGGAACCCATCGCACCGTTGTTTTATAATTCCCCACAAGCCAGTCCAACTCTGCGGGCAACATCCATCGTCAGACTACCTGTTTGAAAAACCGGCTTGCACTTTCCTGCGATGATTGCTCCCCGACAACCAGGACGTTTCCCAGTGGGACTACCCTTCGAATTGCGAATGCCTATGGATACAAATTCGCATGAGCGTTTCATGGAGCTCGCGCTTCGCGAGGCGGAGCAGGCATTTGAAGAAGACGAAGTCCCCATCGGTGCGGTGATTGTTCATGAAAACCGGGTCATTGCTTCAGCCCATAATCAAAGGGAGCGGCTGCGGGATCCGACCGCTCATGCCGAGATGATCGCCATCACCCAGGCCGCGGAGGCACTCCGATCATGGCGGTTGGAAGGATGCACTCTCTATGTCACGATCGAGCCGTGTCCCATGTGTGCGGGGGCCATTTTGCAGGCAAGAATCCCTACGGTGGTCTATGGGGCGGATGACCCGAAGGCGGGCGCTGTGCGTTCACTCTATCAGCTTCTGGAAGATTCCCGGCTGAACCATCGTTGCACAGTTATTCCTGGTGTCCTGGCGGACAAGTGCACGGAGATCATCCGACGGTTTTTTCAAAAACAGCGTGCGTTGGGCAAAAAATAGTTCAAAATCGCCGAAACACCCGAACCTTTGCAGTGGAAAACCTGCCCGTGGGTTGTTCTCAATTTTGCAGGAGGTGAGCTATGATGTTCGAGCAAACTGGCAAAAACCCGTTGATTTCGCGCACCACGCGTCGTGAGTTTCTCCGCAACGGTGCAGCAGCGACAACCATCGGGGGATGGACGCTGCTTCCTCACGCAGCTTCCGTGGCCGAAACTCCAGCCAACGAACGAGTCGTACTCGCGATTGTGGGTTGTGGTGGTCGTGGGAGCGCTCTGGCCGGCGGGTTCCTCCAACGCGGTGATTGCCGCATCGCCTATGTCTGTGATCCTTTTCTGCCCCGCGCGGAAGCACTGGCGAAAACGGTGGCCCAAACTCAAGGGACGGCTCCCAAAGTCGTTGATGATCTCCGCAAAGCCCTTGACGACAATACTGTGGATGCCATCGTGTCGGCCACACCCGATCACTGGCATGCGCTGAGCACTGTCTGGGCGTGCCAGGCAGGCAAGGATGTGTATGTCGAAAAGCCGGTGTCCCACAGTATCTGGGAAGCCCGCAAGATGGTGGAGGCAGCTCGTAAGTATCAGCGGGTGGTCCAAATTGGCACTCAGAATCGGAGCGCTCCCTACAATTTTGATGCAAAGGAGTACATCAGCTCGGGAAAACTGGGACGCATTCACTTGTGCCGGATCTTCAATCAGAAGTTCTGGGGAAATTTCCCGCCCAAGCCGGACAGCGATCCGCCGCCGGGTCTCAATTGGGACATCTGGAATGGCCCCGCGCCCGAGGCCCGATATAACTTCAACTATCAATACAACTGGCATCATTTCTGGCGGTATTCCGGTGGCGATATTGCCAACGATGCCAGCCATCAGATCGATCTTGCCCGGTGGTTGTTGGGCGTCGGCTGTCCCAGGACGGTGTACTCCGTTGGCGGGCGCTTTGATAGCGAGGGCGCAGCGGAGACACCAGACACACAGATTGCCGTGTATGAGTACGATGGACTGTTGGTAACTTTTGAACTGACCCTCTACACCCCGTACATGCTGAAAATCGACCCGGAAATCCGAGACAACGATCTGTTTCCTTACTGGCCGCAGTGTGCCACCCGAATCGAAATCTACGGCACAGAAGGCGTCATGTATGTTGGTCGTCACGGAGGGGGCTGGCAGGTCTTCGAACGGCCGAAATCCCGTCAACCGGTGGTCACAGCCCAGCGGTATGGGCGATTTCCGGATCCGGAACACAAGGCCAACTTCATCGAATGCATCAAGGCCCGCAAGCTGCCCAACGCGGATGTGGAAGAAGGCTACCGCAGCGGCCTTCTCATTCACTACGCAAACATTAGCCTTCGACTGGGGGGCGTGAAGATTGTCCTTGATCCTCAGAAGGAGCTTCCAGTTGAACCTGCCGAAGCCCATTCGCTCATAAAACGCGAGTACCGCCCGCCGTACGTGATCCCCGAAAACGTGTGATTTGAAACCCCGCTCTGCATCGCGATTGCCAATGGGCGAGCCACGGCGGTGGACCGTTTCTCACCCATAACCTATTATGGGGATGAGAGGAGTTTTCCAAATGGAATGTCCGAAAACATATGGTCCTACCTCGATCCTTGACGGTGGGCCCTCCGTCAAGCTTCCGAGATCTTTCCTCAACGGCTGAGTTGGCCAAAATCCATGGTCATCGATCAAATCCTCGATAACTTATTCGTGGGTTCGTGTCCGGTCGACTACAACGATGTCGAATCCCTCAAACGGGCTGGCATCACGGCCGTGTTGAACCTCCAGACGGACGAGGATATCGCCTCCCGAGATATTCACCGGTCAGCCCTTGAAACGGCGTACAGGCGGGCAGGTATCCAGGAAATTAGGGAACCGATTCGCGATTTCGATTACGACCACCTCAGGGCGCGGCTTCCGGAGGCGGTGGCAGAATTACGGCGGTTGCTCCAGAACGGTCACAAAGTTTTCGTCCACTGCACCGCCGGGATGAACCGCTCCCCCACGGTCGTGATCGCCTATATGCACTGGGTGCTTGGATGGGACCTGTACCAGGCGGAATCCCACGTTTACGCCCGGCACTACTGCTACCCGCTTACCGCCGCCATCGCATCCCAGCCGGTCCCCACGTTTGACGAAAGCCCAAGCGACCCGGCGTGTGAATCGCCCTGAGGAGGCTTCTCGCCGAACTCGAAAACGGGCCACGTGAAACTCCTGGGCAAGAATTAGAACATCTGCAACTGCACCGGGGAATTCTTCTTCCCAGAAATCACTGTCTGCGCTGGTTCTTCGTTTTCCGGATTGACAATGATGACGGCCCCGTCAAATTCCTCCGGCGTCGGATCGTCACGGACGGGACGTCCATGCTCGTCCAGCTTCAGGTCGGCCTCAGCCGTCACGCGTTTGGCAACTTCCATGAGGTCTCGATACACTTCGTCACGGTCCACGCCTCTCATCACGGAGACGGCATTCGCCACTTCCTTGAGATAACGGAGAAAGATGTTCCGTCGTTCGCCCTGCTGACGGACCCGCAGACGTCGTCGCAGGTACATTCCCAGACGTCTGCCAACTGCTTGAAATGCCAGCCGTAATTCTTTCTGGATTTCCGGATAGGCCGCGATGGCTTCCTTGGACTCGCTGGTGAACGGCACCCATACGCTGGCAAAGTGCACGAGGAGCGTCACCGGGCCCGTCGGCAGGGAATTGCGAGACTGGCTCAACCCGTAGGGTCGCCAATTCGTGCTCATGACCGTCTGCGTGATGGCACAGGCTCCGGCCTGGAAGAGAAGCGGTACGCGGTTGGCGTAGCGGAGGACAGTCATGGTTTGTCCCTCCGTGAGGTTAACGCTTTGCAGCGCCTCACAGAGTTGCTGACGCTCCCGGGCCTTGAGTTTGGCAGGAGACATGCGCGCCTTCAGCCGTGCCTGCTGAAGAATCTTGTCCGCACCCTCGGGACCAATGCCATCGAACGTTGTCGTCAAGAACTGCCGGAGTGTTCGCGCATCCGTCTCGGCAAGCAGCTCCTCCAGAGTCTCCAGTGAGACGCGGTAAGTGGCGGGCGCTCCACCGTACGCCAGGCCGACTTCCACCTGGAACGGATTCCCGCGATACACGGCCGGGGGACGTGTGACGGCCGTGTAAAACTCGCCGGGCACCAGTTGCCGCAGTCCCCGCAGAATGAGCTCCTCTCCAATCGGTGACAGGCAATCGGTGGCGGGCGATTGAATCTTGGTGGTTTGCAGGGCTTGAAAAAGCGCCTCGGCTTCGTGACGACCGACTCGCCGCGGATTGGCACGGCTGCTCAGCCCCGCGGTTTCGAGAATTTTTTGGGCAACCGCCGGACTGACCCGTGAGAAAGACTCCGTGAGAAAACCGCTCAAGGTGTTCGCTTTGGTGTCCTTGAGCATCGTCACCAGCCAGCCCAATTCCACCCCGTAAGGGTGAGGTTTGATTTCTTTGGGCTCGGGTGGCAACTGTTCGGCAACACGCGGGAAATCACGAGTTTTTCCCTCGGGGTCCTGGTAGTGAAGCGTCACATGGGGATTAGCTATGGCCGTCTGGAAGAGGTACTCATCGACACTTCCCCGCCCTCGCTGGTATTTGGCCTCAAGTTCGATGGCCACCAGCGTCCCGTGTTCCACATCATTCCAGGGCAGGCCGAACGGCTGAAG
This is a stretch of genomic DNA from Thermogutta terrifontis. It encodes these proteins:
- a CDS encoding sulfatase; this translates as MTVRMSSFCTVGWLLVAALGGTIRGLPAAEVQARRPNILFCIADDWSYPHASIYGCRWVNTPGFDRVAKEGILFTRAYTPNAKCAPSRSIILTGRNSWQLKEACNHNCEFPLEFKVVTEVLEEHGYFVGKTGKGWGPGRARDANGQPRSLTGRSFDRRVTKPATSTISRNDYAANFADFLSACPKDRPWFFWYGSTEPHRPYEFGSGLRLTSKKLTDVNWVPSYWPDNDTVRTDLLDYAYEVEYFDQHLQTMLRILEENGQLDNTVVIVTSDNGMPFPRVKGQCYELSNHMPLAIMWKKGISRPGRIVDDLISFADFAPTFLELAGIEPSQSGMAPITGKSFVNILTSEQSGQVDPQRTFVLVGKERHDVGRPHDWGYPIRGILEGEWLYLRNFEPDRWPAGNPETGYLNCDGSPTKTEILHARREGRNVSWWQACFGKRPPEELYNIKEDPDCATNRIADFPEIARRLAEKMEKRLREEGDPRMFGQGAVFEQYPYVDPQTRNFYERFMSGEKLRAGWVNPDDFEPQPLP
- a CDS encoding sugar phosphate isomerase/epimerase family protein, yielding MRFAICNETFQDRSLEDGFALAAECGYEGIEIAPFTLAQRVTDLSPQRRAEIRQAIEKAGLKTVGLHWLLAKTEGFHLTSPDETIRQRTAEYLRELARCCADLGGTILVFGSPQQRNVLPQVTRAKAEDYAVEVFEKLIPELERTNTILALEPLGIQETNFVNTAEEAVAIINKLGSPRVRLHLDCKAMCSEATPIPTLLRTFREHLVHFHANDPNRLGPGFGDLDFVPIFEALLEIGYQGWVSVEVFDYGPGPERIARESIQYMLRCLEQVQRVRAGKT
- the tadA gene encoding tRNA adenosine(34) deaminase TadA, encoding MDTNSHERFMELALREAEQAFEEDEVPIGAVIVHENRVIASAHNQRERLRDPTAHAEMIAITQAAEALRSWRLEGCTLYVTIEPCPMCAGAILQARIPTVVYGADDPKAGAVRSLYQLLEDSRLNHRCTVIPGVLADKCTEIIRRFFQKQRALGKK
- a CDS encoding Gfo/Idh/MocA family protein is translated as MMFEQTGKNPLISRTTRREFLRNGAAATTIGGWTLLPHAASVAETPANERVVLAIVGCGGRGSALAGGFLQRGDCRIAYVCDPFLPRAEALAKTVAQTQGTAPKVVDDLRKALDDNTVDAIVSATPDHWHALSTVWACQAGKDVYVEKPVSHSIWEARKMVEAARKYQRVVQIGTQNRSAPYNFDAKEYISSGKLGRIHLCRIFNQKFWGNFPPKPDSDPPPGLNWDIWNGPAPEARYNFNYQYNWHHFWRYSGGDIANDASHQIDLARWLLGVGCPRTVYSVGGRFDSEGAAETPDTQIAVYEYDGLLVTFELTLYTPYMLKIDPEIRDNDLFPYWPQCATRIEIYGTEGVMYVGRHGGGWQVFERPKSRQPVVTAQRYGRFPDPEHKANFIECIKARKLPNADVEEGYRSGLLIHYANISLRLGGVKIVLDPQKELPVEPAEAHSLIKREYRPPYVIPENV
- a CDS encoding dual specificity protein phosphatase family protein produces the protein MVIDQILDNLFVGSCPVDYNDVESLKRAGITAVLNLQTDEDIASRDIHRSALETAYRRAGIQEIREPIRDFDYDHLRARLPEAVAELRRLLQNGHKVFVHCTAGMNRSPTVVIAYMHWVLGWDLYQAESHVYARHYCYPLTAAIASQPVPTFDESPSDPACESP
- a CDS encoding DNA topoisomerase VI subunit B, translating into MGVSTAKQDQQSPQTIEKSRQAGQSEASSAVGGNGQPRRRVSAESLAAKQREISVSEFFAKNRHLLGFDNPRKALLTAVKEAVDNALDACEEAGVLPEVWVRIDPTGESRYRVIVQDNGPGIVKKQIPLIFGKLLYGSKFHRLRQSRGQQGIGISAAGMYGLLTTGKPVSIVSKTGPRKPAHFYQIQIDTKNNRPEIVNGKGDGVDIPANENIGEFLQPFGLPWNDVEHGTLVAIELEAKYQRGRGSVDEYLFQTAIANPHVTLHYQDPEGKTRDFPRVAEQLPPEPKEIKPHPYGVELGWLVTMLKDTKANTLSGFLTESFSRVSPAVAQKILETAGLSSRANPRRVGRHEAEALFQALQTTKIQSPATDCLSPIGEELILRGLRQLVPGEFYTAVTRPPAVYRGNPFQVEVGLAYGGAPATYRVSLETLEELLAETDARTLRQFLTTTFDGIGPEGADKILQQARLKARMSPAKLKARERQQLCEALQSVNLTEGQTMTVLRYANRVPLLFQAGACAITQTVMSTNWRPYGLSQSRNSLPTGPVTLLVHFASVWVPFTSESKEAIAAYPEIQKELRLAFQAVGRRLGMYLRRRLRVRQQGERRNIFLRYLKEVANAVSVMRGVDRDEVYRDLMEVAKRVTAEADLKLDEHGRPVRDDPTPEEFDGAVIIVNPENEEPAQTVISGKKNSPVQLQMF